One stretch of Bordetella avium DNA includes these proteins:
- the ispF gene encoding 2-C-methyl-D-erythritol 2,4-cyclodiphosphate synthase: MTIPFRVGQGFDVHALVTGRPLIIGGVRIEHSHGLLGHSDADVLLHAVTDAILGAAGLGDIGRHFPDTDPRFKGADSRVLLREAMARVDAAGWQVVNVDATVHAQAPKIGPHAPAMVANIAADLGIAHDLVNIKAKTNEGLGYLGRKEGIAATVVTLLARQA, from the coding sequence ATGACAATTCCTTTTCGCGTGGGACAGGGCTTTGATGTCCACGCCCTGGTGACGGGCCGCCCGCTGATCATCGGCGGCGTGCGTATCGAGCACAGCCACGGCCTGCTCGGCCATTCCGATGCCGATGTGCTGCTGCATGCCGTCACGGACGCCATCCTGGGTGCTGCCGGCCTGGGTGATATCGGGCGCCACTTTCCAGACACCGATCCGCGCTTTAAAGGCGCGGATAGCCGGGTGCTGCTGCGCGAGGCCATGGCAAGAGTGGATGCCGCCGGCTGGCAGGTAGTCAATGTGGACGCCACGGTACATGCCCAGGCTCCCAAGATCGGCCCGCATGCGCCGGCCATGGTCGCCAATATTGCGGCCGATCTAGGCATTGCTCATGACCTGGTCAACATCAAGGCCAAGACCAATGAAGGACTGGGCTATCTGGGGCGCAAAGAAGGCATTGCCGCTACGGTGGTTACCTTGTTGGCGCGCCAGGCTTAA
- the ispD gene encoding 2-C-methyl-D-erythritol 4-phosphate cytidylyltransferase, which yields MKSEPLIAIVPAAGVGSRASQPGQEAVPKQYRTLNGQPMLRRAVLALLADARIGQVRVAVSAGDDWAAEALRGLPRTLWRPCGGPTRADTVAAALDDAALAPETWVLVHDAARPGLPADALARLIDGCLDDAVGGLLALPVADTVKSGAARVRATLDRDGLWLAQTPQMFRAGMLRHALQTAREQGLPVTDEASAIEAQGLSPRLIGGSARNFKVTWPDDFALMEKWL from the coding sequence ATGAAGTCCGAACCCCTTATCGCAATTGTGCCCGCGGCCGGTGTAGGCAGCCGCGCCAGTCAACCTGGCCAGGAGGCGGTACCCAAGCAGTATCGCACGCTCAACGGCCAACCCATGTTGCGCCGGGCCGTGCTGGCGCTGCTGGCCGACGCACGCATTGGCCAGGTGCGCGTGGCGGTCAGCGCCGGCGACGATTGGGCCGCCGAGGCCCTGCGCGGACTGCCTCGCACCCTGTGGCGTCCCTGCGGCGGCCCGACACGAGCCGATACCGTTGCCGCCGCCCTGGATGATGCGGCGCTAGCCCCCGAGACCTGGGTGCTCGTGCACGACGCGGCGCGCCCCGGCTTGCCGGCCGATGCGCTTGCACGCCTGATAGACGGCTGCCTGGACGATGCGGTCGGCGGCCTGCTGGCCCTGCCGGTGGCCGACACCGTGAAATCCGGCGCGGCGCGCGTGCGCGCCACCCTAGACCGCGACGGTCTGTGGCTGGCGCAGACCCCTCAGATGTTCCGTGCAGGCATGCTGCGCCACGCCTTGCAGACGGCCCGCGAACAGGGTCTGCCCGTAACCGATGAGGCTTCCGCCATCGAGGCGCAAGGGCTGTCACCTCGCCTGATCGGAGGCTCGGCACGCAACTTCAAAGTGACCTGGCCCGACGATTTTGCATTGATGGAGAAATGGCTATGA
- a CDS encoding DUF2818 family protein: MSQSLAVWLLIALAVVSANLPFLTDRVFAVFALKGGKTVAIRFLELLVYYLIVGLAGRAFESALGNPFAQTWEFYAITLSLYLVLAYPGFVYRYLFLRKRSRPA; encoded by the coding sequence ATGAGTCAGTCTCTCGCCGTCTGGTTGTTGATCGCGCTGGCTGTTGTCAGCGCGAATCTGCCCTTCCTGACGGACAGGGTGTTCGCGGTGTTCGCGCTCAAGGGCGGCAAGACCGTTGCTATCCGTTTTCTGGAACTACTGGTCTATTACTTGATTGTCGGACTGGCTGGCCGCGCCTTCGAGTCCGCGTTGGGCAATCCCTTTGCACAGACCTGGGAGTTTTACGCCATCACCCTAAGCCTCTATCTGGTGTTGGCCTATCCCGGCTTTGTCTACCGCTATCTGTTTTTGCGCAAACGCTCACGCCCGGCTTGA
- the mfd gene encoding transcription-repair coupling factor, producing MPDSSTSLAVDIQLPSIASTLAALKPGTRYVQSCPPGSGDGWLLADLARRAGKPIVVLTADPVHAQRLADEIPLFAPELRVRQLPDWETLPYDAFSPHQDLISERLHTLHALMTQSVDILTVPVTTALYRLPPPSFLAAYTFSFRQRDKLDEQALRTQLTLANYNHVTQVTAPGEFCLRGGLIDLFPMGSALPYRLDMFDDEIESIRAFDVDTQRSLYPVGEVRLLPGREFPMDESARTLFRARFREVFEGDPSRALPYKDIGNGIAFAGVEYYLPLFFEQTATLFDYLNSATLTVTLGNIDDAIQRFSQDTASRYSFLKSGRERPVLPPEALFLSRDGLYEGFRGFARLALTGDSPHPDFRVAPDVAVARRADDPVGKLRALVGRSGARVLLCADSAGRRETLFQMLAEQNLAPAEQTDTIGAFLASSASFGLTIAPMAAGFGLAENGLVFLTENDLYPGNGGSRRRGKRAQEGASNVEAMVRDLAELREGDPVVHAQHGIGRYHGLINMDMGEGEMEFLHLEYASGATLYVPVSQLHVIARYSGADPEAAPLHQLGSGQWDKARKKAAKQVRDTAAELLALYAQRAAREGYAFNLPLSDYESFAEGFGFEETVDQSAAIQAVIMDMTSGKPMDRLVCGDVGFGKTEVALRAAFLAVANGKQVALLCPTTLLAEQHAQTFSDRFADWPVRVVELSRFRSAKEVAAAVEGINDGRVDIVIGTHKILSKEVRFKRLGLVIIDEEHRFGVRQKEALKALRAEVDVLTLTATPIPRTLGMSLEGIRDFSVIATAPQKRLAIKTFVRREDGSTIREALLRELKRGGQAYFLHNEVETIHNRRARLEELVPEARIGVAHGQMPERELEQVMKGFYQQRYNVLLCTTIIETGIDVPSANTIVIHRADRFGLAQLHQLRGRVGRSHHQAYAYLLTPGEDAITANAKKRLEAIQAMEELGSGFYLAMHDLEIRGTGEILGDSQSGNIQEVGFSMYNEMLSEAVRALKSGEEPDLDAPFNLACEVNLHAPALLPSDYCPDVHGRLAIYKRLSHAQDEDDLIRIQEELIDRFGKLPEAAQTLLMTHRLRLMGEPLGIVKIDVSEAQALLQFGAKAAVDPLRIIELVQKQRHIKLSGQDKLRIEITAPQTSARFDAVRAVLRALK from the coding sequence ATGCCTGACTCATCGACTTCCCTAGCAGTGGACATACAACTTCCCTCGATCGCTTCCACCCTGGCCGCCCTGAAGCCCGGCACGCGCTATGTCCAATCTTGCCCGCCCGGTTCTGGCGATGGCTGGTTGTTGGCCGATCTGGCCCGGCGGGCAGGCAAACCCATTGTTGTGCTGACGGCCGATCCGGTCCATGCACAGCGTTTGGCAGATGAAATTCCCCTGTTTGCGCCCGAATTGCGCGTGCGGCAGTTACCCGATTGGGAGACCCTGCCTTACGATGCATTTTCACCGCACCAGGACTTGATCTCCGAGCGCCTGCATACGCTGCATGCGCTCATGACGCAGTCCGTCGATATCCTCACGGTTCCGGTCACCACGGCTTTGTACCGTCTGCCGCCGCCGTCTTTTCTGGCGGCTTATACCTTTTCGTTCCGCCAGCGCGACAAGCTCGATGAACAGGCCCTGCGCACGCAATTGACGCTGGCCAATTACAACCACGTCACGCAGGTCACGGCGCCCGGCGAGTTCTGCCTGAGGGGCGGGCTCATCGATCTGTTTCCCATGGGCTCCGCCTTGCCTTACCGGCTCGATATGTTCGATGACGAAATCGAGTCTATACGCGCGTTCGACGTCGATACGCAGCGCAGCCTCTATCCCGTCGGTGAGGTGCGTCTGCTGCCCGGGCGCGAGTTTCCCATGGACGAGTCCGCACGCACGCTTTTCCGTGCGCGTTTCCGAGAAGTGTTCGAGGGCGACCCGTCCCGCGCCCTGCCGTATAAAGATATTGGCAATGGCATCGCCTTCGCGGGCGTCGAGTACTACCTGCCCTTGTTTTTTGAACAGACTGCGACGCTGTTCGATTATCTGAATAGTGCCACCCTGACCGTCACGCTGGGCAATATCGATGATGCCATCCAGCGTTTTTCTCAGGATACGGCCAGCCGCTATAGCTTTCTGAAAAGCGGTCGCGAGCGGCCGGTGCTGCCGCCCGAGGCGCTATTTCTGAGCCGTGACGGCCTGTACGAAGGTTTCCGGGGCTTTGCTCGCCTGGCCCTGACGGGCGACTCACCGCACCCCGATTTTCGCGTCGCGCCGGACGTGGCCGTCGCGCGCCGCGCCGATGATCCGGTTGGCAAACTGCGGGCTTTGGTGGGCCGCTCGGGGGCGCGTGTGCTGTTGTGCGCCGATTCGGCCGGGCGGCGCGAAACCTTGTTTCAGATGCTGGCCGAACAGAATCTCGCGCCGGCGGAGCAAACGGACACCATCGGAGCCTTTCTCGCCTCGTCAGCCTCGTTTGGCCTGACCATCGCGCCTATGGCGGCGGGTTTCGGCCTGGCCGAGAACGGCCTGGTTTTTCTTACCGAAAACGATCTTTACCCGGGCAATGGGGGCAGCCGGCGCCGGGGCAAGCGCGCCCAGGAAGGGGCCAGCAATGTCGAGGCCATGGTGCGGGATCTGGCCGAGCTGCGCGAAGGCGATCCCGTCGTTCATGCTCAGCACGGTATCGGCCGTTATCATGGCCTGATCAATATGGACATGGGCGAGGGCGAGATGGAGTTTCTTCATCTGGAATACGCCAGCGGCGCCACGCTCTATGTCCCGGTATCGCAGCTTCATGTGATCGCCCGCTATAGCGGCGCTGATCCCGAGGCTGCGCCTTTGCATCAGCTTGGCTCCGGGCAATGGGACAAGGCCCGCAAGAAGGCCGCCAAACAGGTGCGTGACACGGCTGCCGAACTGTTGGCGTTGTACGCGCAACGCGCGGCGCGTGAAGGCTATGCCTTCAATCTGCCCCTCTCGGATTACGAGTCTTTTGCCGAGGGCTTTGGTTTCGAGGAAACCGTCGATCAATCCGCGGCTATCCAGGCTGTCATCATGGATATGACCTCGGGTAAGCCGATGGATCGCCTGGTCTGCGGCGACGTGGGCTTTGGCAAAACCGAGGTGGCTTTGCGTGCGGCTTTCCTGGCGGTGGCCAATGGCAAACAGGTTGCCTTGCTATGCCCGACCACGCTGTTGGCGGAGCAGCATGCGCAGACCTTTTCCGACCGTTTCGCCGATTGGCCAGTGCGCGTGGTGGAACTGTCGCGCTTTCGCTCCGCCAAAGAAGTGGCCGCAGCCGTCGAGGGCATCAATGATGGCCGCGTGGATATCGTGATCGGCACGCACAAGATTCTCTCCAAAGAGGTGCGCTTCAAGCGTCTGGGGCTGGTCATCATCGATGAGGAGCACCGTTTCGGCGTGCGCCAGAAAGAGGCCTTGAAGGCCTTGCGGGCCGAGGTCGATGTGCTCACCCTGACAGCCACGCCCATCCCGCGCACGCTGGGCATGTCGCTCGAGGGCATACGCGATTTTTCGGTCATCGCCACGGCCCCGCAAAAGCGCCTGGCCATCAAGACCTTTGTGCGGCGCGAGGATGGCAGCACCATACGCGAAGCCTTGTTGCGTGAGCTCAAGCGGGGAGGGCAGGCGTATTTCCTGCATAACGAAGTCGAGACCATCCACAACCGGCGGGCACGTCTCGAAGAGCTGGTGCCCGAGGCTCGCATAGGCGTGGCCCACGGTCAGATGCCAGAGCGCGAGCTAGAGCAGGTGATGAAGGGCTTTTATCAGCAGCGCTATAACGTGCTGTTGTGCACCACTATCATCGAAACCGGTATCGATGTGCCCAGCGCCAATACCATCGTGATTCATCGTGCTGACCGTTTCGGTCTGGCCCAGTTGCATCAGTTGCGCGGCCGCGTGGGCCGCTCTCATCATCAGGCCTATGCCTACTTGCTCACGCCGGGCGAAGATGCAATCACCGCCAACGCCAAAAAGCGGCTGGAGGCCATCCAGGCGATGGAGGAGCTGGGGTCGGGTTTCTATCTGGCCATGCATGACCTTGAAATCCGCGGCACCGGCGAGATCCTGGGCGATTCGCAATCTGGCAATATCCAGGAGGTCGGTTTCTCGATGTACAACGAGATGCTGAGCGAAGCCGTGCGCGCTCTCAAGTCGGGTGAAGAGCCTGATCTGGATGCGCCCTTTAACCTGGCTTGCGAAGTCAATCTGCATGCACCAGCGTTGCTGCCATCGGATTACTGCCCCGATGTTCACGGCCGTCTGGCCATCTATAAACGCCTGTCGCATGCCCAGGATGAGGACGATCTGATCCGTATCCAGGAAGAGCTCATCGACCGATTCGGCAAACTGCCCGAGGCAGCCCAGACTTTGCTCATGACTCACCGCTTGCGCCTGATGGGCGAGCCGCTAGGTATCGTCAAGATCGATGTCAGCGAAGCTCAGGCTTTGCTGCAATTCGGCGCCAAGGCGGCGGTGGACCCCCTGCGCATCATCGAACTGGTGCAAAAGCAGCGTCACATCAAGCTGTCGGGCCAGGATAAGCTGCGTATCGAAATCACTGCGCCGCAGACCAGCGCACGCTTTGACGCGGTGCGTGCCGTGCTGCGCGCCTTAAAATAA
- a CDS encoding glycine-rich domain-containing protein produces MPDMASARQHIIQMDLANIRKKICSEDLLLRRTWTVSEAHLGLALYKNFLYLSKKYHHRDRRLVPSMEIDEIWHHHILDTKSYFFDSEKIFGTYFHHDPYFGTRGEADQQNLNDAFAFTQKLHVLEFGYRIPAIWGKCRELLA; encoded by the coding sequence ATGCCCGATATGGCCTCTGCAAGACAGCACATTATCCAGATGGATCTGGCCAATATTCGCAAGAAAATCTGTTCCGAGGATCTGTTGTTGCGCAGAACTTGGACCGTAAGCGAGGCGCATTTAGGACTAGCGCTATACAAAAACTTCCTTTATTTAAGTAAGAAATACCATCACCGAGATAGGCGGCTCGTTCCTTCTATGGAGATTGATGAGATTTGGCACCATCATATTTTAGATACTAAATCGTATTTTTTTGATTCTGAAAAAATATTCGGTACGTATTTTCATCACGATCCCTACTTTGGTACTCGAGGTGAGGCTGACCAGCAGAACCTCAACGACGCTTTTGCATTCACTCAGAAGCTTCATGTGCTGGAGTTCGGCTACCGGATTCCTGCAATTTGGGGGAAATGCCGTGAGCTACTGGCATGA